A part of Campylobacter sp. MIT 99-7217 genomic DNA contains:
- the traF gene encoding conjugal transfer protein TraF, whose product MSKIKLSTLGFLSSLSLVSALEFNEVGHKASGMGGVGVAIRSNPYAIFYNPALNGFKQKREISYGINIEAQHKNILKATDKDRYDLGKINIRTRDEINDLLKDHVLRAKVQGALSFEIPNLLENGTVAIGYLHSVNLSGALDAYIPPILIEGATLNIDDINAQLGLRRVDIQELPLSYSTPVDMDYGDFNFGINVKFMKLSNLQTVRQFKSTDGSSGITDDLQDLITGSGAKQKSKFSLDAGLSFVPKKYENWTFGLVLKNINSPKFDFGNGKLTMQRQARAGASYMFSEKFVAGVDLDLTKNAILRPSMKNMPKQYSRKLGVGVEAMGDIFSARFGFSGDLEQDTGSIISFGLGFGYLDLSASVGTQGESIEGTSIPRYFNFQLGGHVNF is encoded by the coding sequence ATGTCAAAAATCAAGCTTTCTACGCTGGGCTTTCTTTCAAGTTTAAGCTTGGTATCTGCTCTTGAATTTAACGAGGTAGGACACAAAGCTTCGGGTATGGGAGGGGTTGGCGTTGCTATAAGAAGCAATCCCTATGCTATTTTTTATAATCCTGCTCTTAATGGCTTTAAACAAAAACGCGAAATATCCTATGGGATAAATATAGAAGCTCAACATAAAAATATCTTAAAAGCTACAGATAAAGACCGCTATGATCTTGGAAAAATTAACATTAGAACAAGAGATGAGATCAATGATCTTTTAAAAGATCATGTGTTAAGAGCAAAGGTTCAAGGAGCTTTAAGCTTTGAAATTCCAAATTTACTTGAAAATGGCACAGTTGCTATAGGGTATTTACACAGCGTGAATTTAAGTGGAGCTCTTGATGCTTATATACCTCCTATACTTATCGAAGGTGCAACTTTAAATATCGATGATATAAATGCTCAGCTTGGTTTAAGGCGTGTTGATATACAAGAGCTTCCTTTGTCTTATTCTACTCCTGTAGATATGGATTATGGGGATTTTAACTTTGGTATCAATGTTAAATTTATGAAGCTAAGCAATCTTCAAACAGTGAGACAATTTAAAAGCACAGATGGATCAAGTGGGATCACAGATGATTTGCAAGATCTAATTACAGGTAGTGGAGCGAAGCAAAAATCTAAATTTAGTCTTGATGCTGGGCTTAGCTTTGTCCCTAAAAAATATGAAAATTGGACCTTTGGTTTAGTGCTGAAAAATATCAATTCTCCTAAATTTGACTTTGGCAATGGTAAGCTTACCATGCAAAGACAGGCAAGAGCAGGTGCAAGCTATATGTTTAGCGAAAAATTTGTAGCTGGAGTTGATCTTGACCTTACTAAGAATGCTATTTTACGCCCAAGTATGAAAAATATGCCTAAGCAATACAGCAGAAAGCTTGGTGTAGGCGTAGAAGCAATGGGCGATATTTTTAGTGCTAGATTTGGTTTTTCTGGTGATTTAGAACAAGATACAGGTTCTATAATCTCCTTTGGTTTGGGTTTTGGATACCTAGATCTTAGTGCCTCAGTGGGAACACAAGGAGAAAGCATAGAAGGAACAAGTATACCGAGGTATTTTAACTTCCAGCTTGGAGGGCATGTCAATTTCTAA
- the rplE gene encoding 50S ribosomal protein L5, whose product MNRLKEKYAQSIKPALVKEFDIKNPMLVPALEKIVISVGAGELAKDQKVLQNVADTISLIAGQKAVITKAKKSVASFKVREGFPVGVMVTLRKENMFAFLDKLISIALPRVKDFRGLSRDGFDGRGNYNFGLDEQLMFPEVEYDKILRTHGMNISIVTSAQNDKEAFKLLEFLGLPFAKGRQNG is encoded by the coding sequence ATGAATAGACTTAAAGAAAAGTATGCTCAAAGCATTAAACCTGCTTTGGTTAAAGAATTCGATATAAAAAATCCTATGCTAGTGCCAGCTCTTGAAAAAATCGTTATCAGCGTGGGAGCAGGAGAGCTTGCAAAAGATCAAAAAGTTTTACAAAATGTTGCTGATACTATCTCTTTGATCGCAGGTCAAAAGGCTGTGATCACAAAGGCTAAAAAATCGGTGGCAAGCTTCAAGGTTAGAGAGGGTTTTCCTGTAGGCGTTATGGTTACTTTGAGAAAGGAAAATATGTTTGCTTTTTTAGATAAATTGATTTCTATCGCTCTTCCAAGAGTAAAAGACTTTAGGGGTTTGAGTAGAGATGGTTTTGATGGAAGAGGGAATTATAATTTTGGGCTTGATGAGCAGTTGATGTTCCCAGAGGTAGAATATGATAAAATTTTACGCACACATGGTATGAATATTTCTATAGTTACAAGTGCGCAAAATGATAAAGAAGCCTTTAAATTGCTTGAGTTTTTAGGCTTACCATTTGCAAAAGGAAGACAAAATGGCTAA
- the rplO gene encoding 50S ribosomal protein L15 — MNLQKAAGSTHRTKRIGRGQGSGMGKTSTKGGKGQTARKGYNEKRGFEGGQQPLQRRLPKVGFTSKFKKPYVINVEKITAIKDLSEITFESIKSVHKFAKSVEKIKLIGVSARNLASKIKDEKISVSGSKE; from the coding sequence ATGAATTTACAAAAAGCAGCAGGTTCAACTCATAGAACTAAAAGAATAGGTCGCGGACAAGGAAGCGGTATGGGAAAGACCTCTACAAAGGGAGGCAAAGGACAAACCGCAAGAAAGGGTTATAATGAAAAAAGAGGCTTTGAGGGCGGACAACAACCTCTTCAAAGACGCTTGCCAAAAGTGGGCTTTACAAGTAAATTTAAAAAGCCTTATGTGATCAATGTTGAAAAGATCACAGCGATTAAGGATTTAAGTGAAATCACTTTTGAAAGCATTAAATCCGTGCATAAATTTGCAAAATCTGTTGAAAAAATCAAACTTATCGGCGTTTCAGCAAGAAATCTTGCAAGCAAAATCAAAGATGAAAAGATCAGCGTAAGCGGAAGTAAAGAATGA
- the rplP gene encoding 50S ribosomal protein L16: protein MLLPKRTKYKKMMKGRNRGYACRGTEFTFGDFALKATEAGRINSRQIEAARIALTRFVKRQGKTWIRVFPDKPLTKKPLQVRMGKGKAGVEEWVMNIKPGRIIYEMAGVSEEMAREALTLAMHKLPFKTKFITRESQNEIY, encoded by the coding sequence AAGAACAAAATATAAAAAAATGATGAAGGGGCGCAACAGAGGTTATGCTTGCAGAGGGACAGAATTTACCTTTGGGGATTTTGCATTAAAGGCAACTGAAGCAGGGCGTATAAATTCAAGGCAAATTGAAGCAGCTCGTATAGCCCTAACTCGCTTTGTGAAAAGACAGGGTAAGACTTGGATAAGGGTCTTTCCTGATAAACCACTTACTAAAAAACCTTTACAAGTGCGTATGGGTAAGGGTAAAGCCGGTGTTGAGGAATGGGTTATGAATATAAAGCCAGGTCGCATCATCTATGAAATGGCTGGAGTAAGTGAGGAAATGGCAAGAGAAGCTTTAACTTTGGCTATGCACAAGCTTCCTTTTAAGACTAAATTTATTACAAGAGAGAGTCAAAATGAAATATACTGA
- the rplN gene encoding 50S ribosomal protein L14 — protein MIQSFTRLAVADNSGAKELMCIKVLGGSKRRYATLGDVIVASVKKALPNGKVKKGQVVKAVIVRTKKEVHRDNGSLIRFDENAAVILDNKREPIGTRIFGPVGREVRYANFMKIVSLAPEVL, from the coding sequence ATGATACAAAGTTTTACAAGATTAGCCGTAGCTGATAATAGTGGAGCTAAAGAGCTTATGTGTATTAAGGTTTTAGGTGGCTCAAAAAGGAGATACGCCACTCTTGGAGATGTCATAGTAGCTTCTGTTAAAAAGGCTTTACCAAATGGTAAGGTTAAAAAGGGACAGGTGGTTAAGGCTGTGATCGTTCGTACTAAAAAAGAAGTGCATAGAGATAACGGCTCTTTAATCCGCTTTGATGAAAATGCAGCTGTGATTTTGGATAATAAAAGAGAGCCTATTGGAACGCGTATCTTTGGACCTGTTGGAAGAGAAGTTAGATATGCAAATTTCATGAAAATAGTCTCACTTGCACCGGAGGTTTTATAA
- the rplR gene encoding 50S ribosomal protein L18: protein MRANVLKRKLNLRIKRKKRIRAKISGTQALPRISVFKSTRTLYIQAIDDVKAVTLASIDGKKLGVKANKEGAKKIATEFASILKSQKIEEGVFDRNGYLYHGVIAELANALRENGIKL, encoded by the coding sequence ATGAGAGCAAATGTATTAAAAAGAAAACTAAATCTTAGAATCAAAAGAAAAAAAAGAATCAGAGCAAAAATTTCAGGCACTCAGGCTTTGCCAAGAATTTCTGTATTTAAATCAACAAGAACCCTTTATATACAAGCCATAGACGATGTTAAGGCTGTTACTTTGGCAAGTATTGACGGCAAAAAGCTTGGAGTAAAAGCAAACAAAGAGGGAGCTAAAAAAATCGCTACTGAATTTGCTTCAATACTCAAATCCCAAAAAATCGAAGAGGGCGTTTTTGATAGAAATGGCTATTTGTATCACGGCGTTATCGCTGAACTTGCAAATGCCCTAAGAGAAAACGGCATAAAGCTATAA
- the rpsE gene encoding 30S ribosomal protein S5 translates to MLKYNKEEFEEVIVDIGRVTKVVKGGRRFRFTALVVIGNKKGLVGVGYGKAKEVPDAIRKAVEDGFKNLVEVKTKGSTIAHDVEVKYNASRILLKPASEGTGVIAGGSARPIMELAGIKDILTKSLGSNNSANVVRATIKALSMLKG, encoded by the coding sequence ATGCTAAAATACAACAAAGAAGAATTTGAAGAAGTTATCGTTGATATAGGTAGGGTTACTAAGGTTGTTAAGGGTGGTCGTCGCTTTCGTTTTACAGCCCTTGTGGTTATAGGAAACAAAAAAGGTCTTGTTGGCGTAGGCTATGGAAAGGCAAAGGAAGTTCCAGATGCTATCCGTAAGGCTGTTGAAGATGGCTTTAAAAATCTCGTTGAGGTCAAAACCAAAGGTTCAACCATAGCTCACGATGTTGAAGTTAAATACAATGCAAGCCGTATTTTATTAAAGCCAGCAAGCGAGGGAACAGGCGTTATCGCAGGCGGTTCAGCTCGTCCTATCATGGAACTTGCAGGTATAAAAGATATCTTAACTAAGTCCCTAGGCTCAAATAATTCAGCCAATGTTGTGCGTGCCACGATCAAGGCTCTTTCTATGTTAAAAGGATAA
- the rplF gene encoding 50S ribosomal protein L6, translating to MSRIGKQPIAIPNGVEVKLEGNILKFKKGNLSKELDTKANVKVELKDNQIIFAPKADDRQSRAYWGTYRALANNVVIGLTEGFSKTLEINGVGYKAAMKGKVLELSLGFSHPINFEIPEGIEISVDKNNVIIKGSDKQVVGQVAAQIREFRPPEPYKGKGVKYSDERIIRKAGKTSKK from the coding sequence ATGTCTCGTATAGGAAAACAACCCATAGCTATTCCAAATGGCGTGGAGGTAAAACTTGAGGGTAATATCCTTAAGTTTAAAAAAGGAAATTTAAGCAAAGAGCTTGATACAAAAGCAAATGTAAAGGTTGAGCTTAAAGATAATCAAATCATTTTTGCCCCAAAAGCAGATGATAGACAAAGTAGAGCTTACTGGGGAACTTATAGAGCCTTGGCAAATAATGTAGTCATAGGCTTAACTGAAGGTTTTTCTAAAACTTTAGAAATCAATGGTGTAGGTTATAAAGCCGCGATGAAAGGCAAAGTTTTAGAGCTTTCTTTAGGTTTTTCTCACCCTATTAACTTTGAAATTCCTGAGGGTATTGAAATCAGCGTTGATAAAAACAATGTCATCATCAAAGGAAGTGATAAACAAGTTGTAGGTCAAGTTGCTGCTCAAATTAGAGAATTCAGACCACCAGAGCCTTATAAGGGCAAGGGTGTTAAATACTCTGATGAACGCATTATCCGCAAAGCCGGTAAAACATCTAAGAAGTAA
- the traF gene encoding conjugal transfer protein TraF translates to MTKNNIKFALISLLSLSSIQALEFNEVGHKALGMGGIGVAIRNNPYAVFYNPALSASEPLYRVGYGLSFEASEKNLLKALDYDLANITMNTRNDINALLSDNMIRAKAQGAASFQIPDIFGFGTASIGYAQSINLAGAFYGYIPESITDIDNADASFGIRRVDMQELPLAYAFPIQNTLGNFNFGASVKFLKLSNDQVRRSIRSSDSSSDIQDDLKNLAKGSSAKDDYNFGIDAGFTFSPKNFENFTLGIVGKNLNNPKFKFSNGKLTLHPQARMGLSYTFSEHFSIGTDLDLTKNALLLPNIKNIPKQYSQKLGFGVEASGTYFSARAGIADDLKQDSGAILSLGLGFGFLDLSASVATKTQEIENTKYPRHFSLQLGGGFTF, encoded by the coding sequence ATGACAAAAAATAATATCAAATTTGCTTTAATTAGCCTCCTAAGTCTAAGCTCTATCCAAGCCTTAGAATTTAACGAAGTAGGGCATAAAGCTTTAGGTATGGGAGGGATTGGCGTTGCTATAAGAAACAATCCCTACGCTGTTTTTTACAATCCTGCTTTGTCTGCTAGCGAACCTTTATATAGAGTGGGTTATGGCTTAAGCTTTGAGGCTAGCGAAAAAAATCTTTTAAAAGCCTTGGATTACGATCTTGCTAACATTACTATGAATACTAGAAACGATATCAATGCCCTTTTAAGTGATAACATGATAAGAGCGAAGGCTCAAGGTGCGGCAAGTTTTCAAATTCCTGATATATTTGGCTTTGGTACAGCTTCCATAGGCTATGCTCAAAGTATCAACCTCGCAGGTGCTTTTTATGGATATATACCTGAAAGTATCACTGATATCGATAATGCCGATGCAAGTTTTGGTATAAGACGCGTAGATATGCAGGAACTTCCTTTAGCTTACGCCTTTCCTATACAAAATACACTTGGAAATTTTAATTTCGGTGCAAGCGTGAAATTTCTCAAACTTTCAAACGATCAAGTGCGAAGAAGCATAAGATCAAGCGATTCTTCAAGCGATATCCAAGATGATTTGAAAAATTTAGCTAAGGGAAGTAGTGCCAAAGATGATTATAATTTTGGCATAGACGCAGGCTTTACTTTTTCTCCTAAAAATTTTGAAAATTTCACTTTGGGCATAGTTGGAAAAAACCTCAATAATCCAAAATTTAAATTTTCGAATGGAAAACTTACCCTACACCCTCAAGCAAGAATGGGTTTAAGCTACACCTTTTCTGAACACTTTAGCATAGGCACTGATCTTGATCTAACAAAAAACGCTCTACTTTTACCAAATATCAAAAATATACCAAAACAATATAGCCAAAAATTAGGCTTTGGGGTAGAAGCAAGTGGAACTTATTTTAGTGCTAGGGCTGGTATAGCTGATGATTTGAAGCAAGATAGTGGGGCTATACTCTCTCTTGGCTTAGGCTTTGGTTTTTTAGATCTTAGTGCCTCAGTAGCAACCAAAACACAAGAAATTGAAAATACAAAATACCCTAGACACTTTAGTCTTCAACTTGGCGGAGGCTTTACATTTTAA
- the rplX gene encoding 50S ribosomal protein L24, translated as MKFKVKKGDMVKIIAGDDKGKTGKILAVYPKKRQVVVEGCKIAKKAVKPSDKIPNGGFVNKEMPMDISNVAKLGE; from the coding sequence ATGAAATTTAAGGTAAAAAAGGGCGATATGGTAAAGATAATCGCAGGAGATGATAAGGGTAAAACCGGTAAAATTTTAGCTGTATATCCTAAAAAAAGACAAGTTGTTGTTGAGGGTTGCAAGATAGCTAAAAAAGCCGTTAAGCCAAGTGATAAGATTCCAAATGGTGGTTTTGTTAATAAAGAAATGCCTATGGATATTTCAAATGTAGCTAAGCTAGGAGAATAG
- the rpsH gene encoding 30S ribosomal protein S8 encodes MINDIISDSLTRIRNAGMRRLENTKLLHSKVVEALVKIFQDKGYIESFDVMEENKKKFINVVLKYDERGLSAISELKRISKPGRRVYKGKDEIKSFKNGYGTIVVSTSKGVLPNDEAYKMGVGGEILCTIW; translated from the coding sequence ATGATTAACGATATTATTTCAGATTCGCTTACTCGTATAAGAAATGCAGGAATGAGAAGGCTAGAAAATACTAAGCTTTTGCACTCAAAGGTTGTTGAAGCTCTTGTAAAAATCTTTCAAGACAAAGGCTATATAGAAAGCTTTGATGTTATGGAAGAAAATAAAAAGAAATTTATCAATGTTGTTTTAAAATACGATGAAAGAGGACTTAGTGCTATTAGTGAGCTTAAACGCATTTCTAAGCCGGGTCGTCGTGTTTATAAAGGAAAAGATGAGATAAAGAGCTTTAAAAATGGATATGGAACCATAGTAGTAAGCACAAGTAAGGGCGTTTTGCCAAATGATGAAGCTTATAAAATGGGAGTTGGCGGCGAAATTTTATGCACCATTTGGTGA
- the secY gene encoding preprotein translocase subunit SecY, translating to MNKSLTNKILITLALLFAYRILAYVPVPGVNSAVIAEFFARNENNALGLFNMFSGGAAERFSIISLGIMPYITASIIMELLAATFPNIGKMKKERDGMQKYMQIIRYATIAITLVQSIGVSIGLQGLKGSAGQNAIMIDDLNVFIALSALSMLAGTMLLMWLGEQITQKGVGNGISLIIFAGIVSSIPSAIGGTVDLINSGEMNFLVAVAILVIIVATILAIIFVELGERRIPISYSRKVVMQNQNKRIMNYIPIKVNLSGVIPPIFASAILMFPSTLLQASTNEYVLMINDVLNPNGTFFHVLTFLFVIFFAYFYASIVFNAKDISENLKKQGGFIPGIRPGEGTAAYLNEVASRLTLSGSIYLGLVTTLPWLLVKLMGVPFYFGGTSVLIVVQVALDTMRKIEAQIYMNKYQTLNAVGL from the coding sequence ATGAACAAAAGTTTAACAAATAAAATCCTCATCACTTTAGCCTTGCTTTTTGCTTATAGGATTTTAGCTTATGTGCCGGTTCCGGGCGTAAATTCAGCCGTTATCGCAGAGTTTTTTGCAAGAAATGAAAACAATGCCCTAGGACTTTTTAACATGTTTAGCGGAGGAGCAGCTGAACGCTTTTCTATCATATCGCTAGGTATTATGCCTTATATCACGGCTTCTATCATCATGGAGCTTTTGGCTGCAACTTTTCCAAATATAGGCAAGATGAAAAAAGAACGCGATGGTATGCAAAAATATATGCAAATCATACGCTATGCTACTATAGCCATAACCCTAGTTCAAAGTATAGGTGTTTCTATCGGTCTTCAGGGTCTAAAAGGCTCAGCTGGACAAAATGCCATTATGATTGATGATCTTAATGTTTTCATCGCTTTATCAGCTCTTTCTATGCTAGCTGGCACTATGCTTTTGATGTGGCTTGGAGAGCAGATCACTCAAAAGGGCGTGGGCAATGGTATTTCTTTGATTATCTTTGCAGGTATCGTTTCATCTATACCATCAGCCATAGGCGGAACTGTTGATCTTATCAACTCAGGTGAAATGAATTTCCTTGTTGCTGTGGCGATTTTAGTGATCATAGTAGCAACTATACTTGCGATTATCTTTGTTGAGCTTGGGGAAAGACGCATTCCTATTTCTTACTCACGCAAGGTAGTTATGCAAAATCAAAACAAACGCATTATGAACTACATTCCTATCAAGGTAAATTTAAGTGGGGTTATCCCACCTATCTTTGCAAGTGCGATTTTGATGTTTCCAAGCACCCTTTTGCAAGCAAGCACAAATGAATATGTCTTGATGATCAACGATGTTTTAAATCCAAACGGAACATTTTTTCATGTTTTGACTTTCTTGTTTGTGATTTTCTTTGCTTATTTTTATGCTTCTATAGTCTTTAATGCTAAGGACATTTCAGAAAATTTAAAAAAGCAAGGCGGTTTTATACCGGGAATCCGTCCGGGCGAGGGAACAGCAGCTTATCTTAACGAAGTTGCTTCTCGCCTTACACTATCAGGTTCTATTTATCTTGGACTTGTAACCACCCTTCCTTGGCTTTTGGTTAAGCTTATGGGCGTTCCTTTTTACTTTGGAGGAACTTCCGTTCTTATCGTGGTTCAAGTTGCTCTTGATACGATGAGAAAGATAGAAGCTCAAATTTATATGAACAAATACCAAACCCTAAACGCCGTTGGTCTATAA
- the rpmC gene encoding 50S ribosomal protein L29 has product MKYTEIKDKNEGELKSMLKEQKLLLFRKKQELKTMQLTNPKEVGQIRKDIARINTALSTLRISNGI; this is encoded by the coding sequence ATGAAATATACTGAGATTAAAGACAAAAATGAAGGTGAGCTTAAAAGTATGCTAAAAGAACAAAAGTTGCTTTTATTTCGTAAGAAGCAAGAGCTAAAAACTATGCAGCTTACAAATCCTAAAGAAGTTGGTCAAATTCGCAAAGATATTGCAAGGATTAATACAGCTCTTAGCACTTTAAGGATAAGCAATGGCATTTAA
- the rpsQ gene encoding 30S ribosomal protein S17, producing the protein MAFKREIQGIVVQKSGDKTISILVERKVVHPRYRKIVKRFKKYLVHDEKNEVKIGDTIVALECRPLSKRKAFRLKSIVLRGVE; encoded by the coding sequence ATGGCATTTAAAAGAGAAATTCAAGGTATTGTTGTACAAAAAAGTGGAGATAAGACTATTAGCATTTTAGTCGAAAGAAAAGTTGTGCATCCAAGATATAGAAAGATAGTTAAAAGATTTAAAAAATATCTTGTTCATGATGAAAAAAATGAGGTTAAAATAGGAGATACTATCGTTGCATTAGAATGCAGACCTCTTTCAAAAAGGAAGGCTTTTCGTCTTAAAAGCATAGTTTTAAGAGGAGTTGAGTAA
- a CDS encoding type Z 30S ribosomal protein S14, whose translation MAKKSMIAKAARKPKFKVRGYTRCQICGRPHSVYRDFGICRVCLRKMANEGLIPGLKKASW comes from the coding sequence ATGGCTAAAAAGTCGATGATAGCAAAGGCAGCAAGAAAACCTAAATTTAAGGTTAGAGGCTATACTAGATGTCAAATTTGCGGTCGTCCGCATTCAGTTTATAGAGATTTTGGGATTTGTAGAGTTTGCCTTAGAAAAATGGCAAATGAAGGCTTGATACCGGGTCTTAAGAAAGCTAGTTGGTAG